The Pseudomonadota bacterium genome contains a region encoding:
- a CDS encoding CBM9 family sugar-binding protein yields MITRSHFFRAWLVLALTGLCTTACASTTHAPGRTTYHAPAARSAPTIDGRTDAVWSSAPWQALEHRWLGPEHTSADFNGRYKVMWTPTHLYILAEITDDILIDTHRDPLVQYWDDDCLEIFLDEDFSGGNHQYNHNAFAYHLSLDNQAIDIGTNQQAQSYSHHVNSRWRQQGDKIIWEVAIEVYADNYVDGADDNQPVPLTSGKVMGLMVAYCDNDGSDIRENFIGSEAVLEGATDRGWIDAGIFGRLILDE; encoded by the coding sequence ATGATCACTCGCTCACATTTTTTCCGCGCCTGGCTTGTTCTGGCGCTCACCGGCTTGTGCACCACCGCGTGCGCCAGCACAACCCATGCACCCGGGCGCACCACCTATCACGCCCCTGCCGCACGCAGCGCACCGACTATCGATGGCCGGACCGACGCAGTCTGGAGCAGCGCCCCGTGGCAGGCGCTTGAGCACCGCTGGCTAGGACCCGAGCACACGTCGGCTGACTTTAACGGCCGGTACAAGGTGATGTGGACACCCACGCACCTTTATATTCTTGCCGAAATTACCGACGATATTTTGATTGATACTCATCGCGACCCGCTCGTGCAGTATTGGGACGACGACTGTTTGGAGATTTTTCTCGATGAGGACTTTTCGGGCGGCAACCATCAGTACAACCACAATGCGTTTGCCTATCACCTATCACTCGATAATCAGGCGATTGATATCGGCACAAACCAACAGGCGCAAAGCTACTCCCACCATGTAAACAGTCGTTGGCGGCAACAGGGTGACAAAATTATTTGGGAAGTGGCCATTGAAGTGTATGCCGACAACTACGTGGATGGCGCCGACGACAATCAGCCCGTACCGCTGACCTCTGGCAAAGTCATGGGGCTGATGGTCGCCTATTGCGACAACGACGGCAGCGACATTCGCGAAAATTTTATTGGCTCGGAAGCGGTGCTAGAAGGCGCCACCGATCGCGGCTGGATCGACGCGGGCATCTTTGGCCGCCTCATTCTTGACGAGTAA
- a CDS encoding DUF429 domain-containing protein produces the protein MTVNVFGLDFTSRPSRGKPITCAVCRVDGRTLHVRRVDGFESFAEFEAFLLADGPWVAGFDFPFGQSRRFIENIGWPASWAEYVRYVATLERQSFRDQLDNYRVGRADGDKEHRRSTDARTGAISPQKLYGVPVGLMFFEGAQRLLSSGVNIPGLYRGDNRRTAFEVYPGVLARRVTRQGYKSDSRALQSEAQKQARADILAYLRGEGCRQDYGLVVTIEGTLNEDPSGDTLDAVMCAVQAAWAHRQGDTLLRRLSDDQQLEGWIADPKAFEPDV, from the coding sequence GTGACAGTAAACGTATTTGGTCTCGATTTCACCAGCCGACCTAGCCGCGGCAAGCCCATAACGTGTGCGGTGTGTCGTGTCGACGGGCGTACACTGCACGTCCGTCGTGTAGACGGGTTTGAGTCCTTTGCCGAGTTTGAGGCGTTTTTACTTGCCGACGGTCCGTGGGTTGCGGGCTTCGACTTTCCGTTTGGCCAATCGCGTCGGTTCATCGAGAACATCGGTTGGCCCGCTAGCTGGGCGGAGTACGTCCGGTATGTGGCCACCCTAGAGCGTCAATCGTTTCGCGATCAGCTGGATAATTATCGTGTGGGCCGGGCGGATGGAGACAAAGAACATCGACGGAGTACCGACGCTCGCACTGGGGCCATCAGTCCACAAAAACTGTATGGCGTACCGGTTGGACTGATGTTTTTCGAAGGGGCTCAGCGACTACTAAGCAGCGGCGTAAACATTCCCGGGTTGTACAGGGGAGACAACCGCCGCACGGCCTTTGAAGTGTATCCGGGCGTATTGGCCAGGCGTGTGACGCGCCAGGGTTATAAGAGTGATAGTCGTGCGCTTCAGTCCGAAGCGCAAAAACAAGCGCGGGCGGATATTCTGGCCTATCTGCGCGGCGAGGGCTGCCGTCAAGATTATGGACTGGTGGTTACGATCGAAGGGACCTTAAACGAGGACCCGTCGGGTGACACACTCGATGCAGTGATGTGCGCCGTACAGGCCGCTTGGGCCCATCGCCAGGGCGACACCTTATTGCGTCGTCTTTCGGATGACCAACAGCTTGAGGGTTGGATCGCCGACCCGAAGGCG